The Pyrenophora tritici-repentis strain M4 chromosome 10, whole genome shotgun sequence genome contains a region encoding:
- a CDS encoding KefB, Kef-type K+ transport system, membrane component, producing the protein MSSSDAAPFLQYHEPEIVDILILVSFFTFLWISEYVSAKLLRAGIIGPVVVGIIYGEPLANLLHRDWAETFLYLGYIGLVLIIFEGGLSTRLDLLKANFTLSICGAATGVLCPIGFSYLLLYLGFGYGAVETFIIGAALSATSLGTTFAVIAGASKDVDLSQTKVGAVLVSAAVIDDVTGLVMSSVIHDLGSIADGGNVNLGWLIGRPIVASAAMAILTPVLTKWVFAPLFRRYIEKHFHRFDHISNIMLMIFVLSAFISIAAYAGTSILFGAFLAGAFLTYLPSTHPEGPFVVMSREEGERSKDKSPTFVHTFECYCLDAQQYVLAPLFFASIGFAIPFLDLWTGEAIWKGVVYTLLMLAGKAIVGLWIPLWATIQHDPKKARESQQDSVAENGQPLEKVHSSPYSPTRKAALQSATSPAILLGMAMVARGEIGLLIVEIGYNNTPYVTSEGFLTAIWAILLNTIIGPIIPNHLYLTALD; encoded by the exons ATGTCGTCTTCTGATGCAGCTCCGTTCCTGCAGTACCATGAGCCCGAAA TCGTCGACATCCTGATCCTGGTGTCTTTCTTCACCTTCTTATGGATATCTGAATACGTTTCGGCCAAGCTGCTCCGCGCCGGCATCATTGGTCCCGTTGTCGTAGGGATCATCTACGGGGAGCCGTTGGCGAACCTACTGCACCGCGATTGGGCCG AGACATTCTTGTATCTTGGCTATATCGGCCTCGTCTTGATTATCTTTGAAGGCGGCCTGAGTACGCGTCTAGATCTACTCAAGGCCAACTTTACCTTGTCCATCTGTGGAGCGGCAACTGGTGTACTGTGTCCAATCGGTTTCAGCTATCTCTTGTTGTACCTTGGCTTCGGCTATGGCGCTGTCGAGACGTTTATCATCGGCGCCGCGTTGAGTGCAACGAGTCTAGGCACCACCTTTGCCGTTATCGCGGGCGCTTCCAAGGACGTGGATTTGAGTCAAACAAAAGTCGGCGCCGTCCTGGTCAGCGCCGCGGTTATTGACGATGTCACGGGACTCGTCATGTCGAGCGTCATTCACGACCTGGGAAGTATTGCGGATGGTGGCAATGTCAACCTGGGATGGCTAATCGGACGACCCATCGTGGCTTCAGCTGCCATGGCCATTCTCACACCCGTTCTCACAAAATGGGTGTTTGCTCCTCTGTTCCGAAGGTACATTGAAAAGCACTTTCACCGATTCGATCACATATCCAACATCATGCTTATGATTTTTGTCCTGTCCGCCTTCATCTCAATTGCAGCCTACGCAGGGACCTCGATCCTTTTCGGTGCCTTTCTTGCAGGTGCCTTCCTGACCTACCTCCCTTCTACGCATCCAGAAGGTCCGTTTGTGGTCATGTCACGAGAAGAAGGCGAGCGCTCAAAAGACAAGTCTCCGACTTTTGTTCACACGTTCGAATGCTACTGTTTAGACGCACAGCAATACGTCCTCGCACCTCTCTTTTTCGCTAGCATAGGCTTCGCGATCCCCTTTCTGGATCTATGGACTGGAGAAGCTATCTGGAAGGGCGTGGTATACACATTACTCATGCTCGCTGGCAAGGCTATTGTGGGATTATGGATTCCACTCTGGGCAACCATCCAGCATGACCCCAAGAAAGCTCGGGAATCTCAGCAAGATTCCGTCGCTGAGAACGGCCAACCCTTGGAGAAAGTGCATTCCTCACCTTACTCACCCACCCGCAAAGCAGCCCTCCAATCCGCAACATCTCCAGCCATTCTACTCGGCATGGCCATGGTAGCCCGCGGCGAAATCGGCCTCTTGATTGTAGAAATTGGATACAACAACACGCCCTATGTCACGTCCGAGGGCTTTCTAACCGCCATCTGGGCTATTCTACTAAACACTATTATCGGGCCC ATAATTCCCAACCATCTCTACCTAACAGCCCTAGATTAA